Proteins co-encoded in one Xanthomonas campestris pv. badrii genomic window:
- a CDS encoding aromatic amino acid transaminase, with product MSFFANVEQVPGDPILGLTEAYNADSRPTKVNLGVGIYYDENGRIPLLRAVHKIEQQLAQEAKPRGYLPIDGLAAYDKATQELLFGAESALVASGRVATSQTVGGSGALRVGADLLKKLLPTATIAISNPSWENHRAVFGAAGFEVVDYTYFDAASHGLNFDGMLADLAKLEPGTVVLLHACCHNPTGADLTREQWKQVAGLLKERNLFPFVDIAYQGFDKGIEADAYAVRLLAAEGIDSYVVASSYSKSFSLYGERVGALSVVSATAAEAKAVQSQVKRIIRTIYSSPSTHGAALVAGVLTSPELRDLWEQELTEMRERIHALRAGLVDKLATLGAPEFDFIQRQAGMFSYSGLTKTQVDRLREEFAIYAVGTGRICVAALSQRNLDYVAQAVATVSRM from the coding sequence GTGTCCTTCTTTGCAAACGTGGAACAGGTTCCAGGCGACCCCATCCTGGGCCTGACCGAGGCCTACAACGCCGACAGCCGCCCCACCAAGGTCAACCTGGGCGTGGGCATCTATTACGACGAAAACGGGCGCATCCCGCTGTTGCGCGCCGTGCACAAGATCGAGCAGCAGCTTGCGCAGGAGGCCAAACCGCGTGGCTACCTGCCCATCGACGGCCTGGCCGCCTACGACAAGGCCACCCAGGAACTGCTGTTCGGCGCCGAGTCGGCGCTGGTGGCGTCCGGGCGCGTGGCGACCTCGCAGACCGTCGGCGGCAGCGGCGCATTGCGCGTTGGCGCAGATCTGCTCAAGAAGCTGCTGCCCACCGCTACCATCGCCATCAGCAACCCCAGCTGGGAAAACCACCGCGCGGTGTTCGGCGCGGCCGGCTTCGAGGTGGTGGACTACACCTATTTCGATGCCGCCAGCCATGGCCTGAACTTCGACGGCATGCTCGCCGACCTGGCCAAGTTGGAGCCGGGCACGGTGGTGCTGCTGCACGCCTGCTGCCACAACCCCACCGGCGCCGACCTGACCCGCGAGCAGTGGAAGCAGGTGGCCGGGCTGCTGAAGGAACGCAACCTGTTCCCGTTCGTCGACATTGCCTACCAGGGCTTCGACAAGGGCATCGAGGCCGATGCGTATGCGGTACGTCTGCTGGCCGCCGAAGGCATCGACAGCTACGTGGTCGCCAGCTCGTATTCCAAGTCGTTCTCGCTGTATGGCGAGCGCGTGGGCGCGCTGTCGGTGGTCTCGGCCACCGCCGCCGAAGCCAAGGCGGTGCAGTCGCAGGTCAAGCGCATCATCCGCACCATCTATTCCAGCCCGTCCACGCACGGCGCCGCGCTGGTGGCCGGCGTGCTGACCAGCCCGGAACTGCGCGATCTGTGGGAGCAGGAACTCACCGAAATGCGTGAACGCATCCACGCCCTGCGCGCAGGGCTGGTGGACAAACTCGCCACGCTGGGCGCGCCGGAGTTCGACTTCATCCAGCGCCAGGCCGGCATGTTCTCGTACTCGGGACTGACCAAGACCCAGGTGGACCGCCTGCGCGAGGAGTTCGCGATCTACGCGGTGGGCACCGGCCGCATCTGCGTGGCCGCACTGAGCCAGCGCAACCTGGACTACGTGGCCCAGGCCGTGGCGACCGTCAGCCGCATGTAA
- a CDS encoding TonB-dependent receptor family protein: MPRLTLLAAACGLFATSAAPLVLAADAAPLQVLPTVQVDAARVHGVDDFDLPASFTVVAADDDNRRGAQVSELLDGIPGLVARDRQNYAQDTQLSIRGFGARSTFGVRGVRLLVDGIPASMPDGQGQLSHFNVLGAERVEVLRGPFSALYGNSSGGVLQLWSADGKPDDPWRLRATYGSNATVNVGAQLLGQQGAVHYNLAANHFETDGFRDHSRARRESVNAKLGFDLAPGRRLDLVLNYLDAPDAQDPLGLSRDQFNADPRQATAVATQFNTRKSVRQSQAGAIFTQQFDSQTLRLMAYGGQRSVEQFLSVPVAVQRNPLHAGGVIDLDSNYEGADARWAWQGQALGRPLQLTVGANVDRQRQHRTGYENFVGDALGVQGALRRNQRDRVENVDQFAQAWWQWSERWSALLGVRHSQVRFASDDHYIVGRNPDDSGRREYSATTPVAGIVFRATDDLRFYASAGRGFETPTFNELGYRNDGAAGLALDLGAATSRNYEIGSKWRAQSGAALQVALFRADTDNELAVASNTNGRSTFRNIGATRRQGAELSWQQPLGTTQQLQLAYTFVDATVRDGYLTCASSGCAVPTAPVASGSRLPGVPRQQLFARWQWQPMQWQFAAETVASAATVVNDLASERAPGYALVNLEASRRWTTAHGALRTFARLDNALDRQCVGSVIVNDGNGRYYEPGPDRTYTVGLQWDFGG, translated from the coding sequence ATGCCCAGACTCACCCTGTTGGCCGCCGCCTGCGGCCTGTTCGCCACGAGCGCCGCGCCGCTCGTCCTGGCCGCCGATGCGGCGCCTTTGCAGGTCCTCCCCACCGTGCAGGTGGACGCCGCCCGTGTGCACGGGGTGGACGACTTCGACCTGCCGGCCTCGTTCACCGTGGTGGCGGCCGACGACGACAACCGCCGCGGCGCGCAGGTCTCCGAGTTGCTGGACGGCATCCCCGGGCTGGTGGCGCGCGACCGCCAGAATTACGCGCAGGACACCCAGTTGTCGATCCGCGGCTTCGGCGCGCGCTCCACCTTCGGCGTGCGCGGCGTGCGGCTGCTGGTGGACGGCATCCCGGCCAGCATGCCCGATGGCCAGGGCCAGCTGTCGCACTTCAACGTACTGGGCGCTGAGCGGGTGGAAGTGCTGCGCGGGCCGTTTTCGGCGCTGTACGGCAATTCCTCCGGCGGCGTGCTGCAGCTGTGGAGCGCCGACGGCAAGCCGGACGACCCCTGGCGGCTGCGCGCCACCTACGGCAGCAATGCCACCGTCAACGTGGGTGCGCAGTTGCTCGGCCAGCAGGGCGCGGTGCATTACAACCTGGCCGCCAACCATTTCGAGACCGACGGTTTCCGCGACCATAGCCGCGCCAGGCGCGAGTCGGTCAACGCCAAGCTGGGTTTCGATCTGGCGCCCGGCCGCCGGCTGGATCTGGTGCTCAACTATCTGGATGCGCCCGATGCGCAGGACCCGCTGGGCCTGAGCCGCGACCAGTTCAACGCCGACCCGCGCCAGGCCACCGCGGTGGCTACCCAGTTCAACACCCGCAAGTCGGTACGCCAGAGCCAGGCCGGGGCCATCTTTACCCAGCAGTTCGACAGCCAGACGCTGCGGCTGATGGCCTATGGCGGCCAGCGCAGCGTGGAGCAGTTCCTCTCGGTGCCGGTGGCGGTGCAGCGCAACCCGCTGCATGCCGGCGGGGTGATCGATCTGGACAGCAATTACGAAGGTGCCGACGCGCGCTGGGCCTGGCAGGGGCAGGCGCTGGGCCGGCCGCTGCAGCTCACCGTGGGCGCCAACGTCGACCGCCAGCGCCAGCACCGCACCGGCTACGAGAACTTCGTCGGCGATGCGTTGGGTGTGCAGGGTGCGCTACGCCGCAATCAGCGCGACCGGGTCGAAAACGTGGACCAGTTTGCGCAAGCGTGGTGGCAGTGGAGCGAGCGCTGGTCGGCATTGCTGGGTGTGCGCCATAGCCAAGTGCGCTTTGCGTCGGACGACCATTACATCGTGGGCCGCAATCCCGACGACAGCGGCCGGCGCGAGTATTCGGCCACCACGCCGGTGGCCGGCATCGTGTTCCGCGCCACCGACGATCTGCGCTTTTACGCCTCCGCCGGACGCGGCTTCGAAACGCCTACCTTCAACGAGCTGGGCTATCGCAACGATGGCGCGGCCGGGTTGGCGCTGGACCTGGGCGCGGCCACCAGCCGCAATTATGAGATCGGCAGCAAGTGGCGCGCGCAAAGCGGCGCGGCATTGCAGGTGGCGCTGTTTCGCGCCGACACCGACAACGAACTGGCGGTGGCCAGCAACACCAACGGCCGCAGCACCTTCCGCAACATCGGCGCCACCCGCCGCCAGGGCGCGGAGCTGAGCTGGCAGCAACCGCTGGGCACCACCCAGCAGCTGCAGCTGGCCTATACCTTTGTCGACGCCACCGTGCGCGATGGCTACCTCACCTGTGCCAGCAGCGGCTGCGCGGTGCCCACCGCGCCGGTGGCCAGCGGGTCGCGCCTACCCGGCGTGCCGCGTCAGCAGCTGTTTGCGCGCTGGCAATGGCAGCCGATGCAGTGGCAGTTCGCCGCCGAAACGGTGGCCTCCGCTGCCACCGTGGTCAACGACCTGGCCAGTGAGCGTGCGCCCGGCTATGCGTTGGTCAACCTGGAAGCCTCGCGCCGCTGGACCACCGCGCACGGGGCGCTACGCACGTTTGCGCGCCTCGACAACGCGTTGGACCGCCAGTGCGTGGGCTCGGTGATCGTCAACGACGGCAACGGACGCTATTACGAACCCGGCCCGGACCGCACTTACACGGTGGGGCTGCAGTGGGATTTTGGTGGGTGA
- a CDS encoding RDD family protein — protein MSVEHCGQITVGCPPRPGFRSPQTRTEPQVACCPAAIACINRVDAMSALHMEQYWYAQENGASIGATRMQAQAWFAEGRIHADTLMWTAGMAGWEPYARCSLSQATPPPIPDSAVSLVALHAGQADGSTAAARNFDATDFLATISRPQLALPADAPVLHVYADGWQDIRAHPWRRCFARSFDTFTLGLLLWFSIGSVVGTISPPLYSALVAPVSSKALLSGILTSVLLMPVLAIWIGLCGTTPGKWLFGIRVLRADGYALGFADALRREGRVFVFGMGLCVPLISMMTQLFALVKLINAGKTSWDLRAGWVVTHRPTGRWQIILYVVAGISAMALVALVRWMR, from the coding sequence ATGAGTGTGGAGCATTGCGGGCAGATCACCGTTGGCTGCCCGCCGCGACCCGGCTTTCGATCACCGCAGACGCGCACTGAGCCTCAAGTTGCCTGCTGTCCTGCCGCTATCGCTTGCATCAACCGCGTCGACGCAATGAGTGCCCTGCACATGGAGCAGTATTGGTATGCCCAGGAAAATGGAGCATCCATCGGGGCGACCCGGATGCAGGCACAGGCGTGGTTTGCCGAAGGGCGTATCCACGCGGACACGCTGATGTGGACGGCAGGCATGGCGGGCTGGGAGCCCTACGCGCGCTGCTCGCTGTCGCAAGCCACTCCGCCACCGATCCCTGATAGCGCAGTGAGCTTGGTGGCGCTGCATGCCGGGCAAGCCGATGGCAGCACAGCGGCTGCACGCAACTTCGACGCCACCGACTTCCTGGCGACGATCAGCCGGCCACAGCTTGCGCTTCCGGCCGACGCGCCAGTGCTGCACGTGTATGCCGATGGCTGGCAAGACATCCGTGCGCATCCATGGCGTCGCTGTTTTGCGCGCAGCTTCGACACCTTCACGCTCGGCCTGCTGCTATGGTTTTCCATCGGTAGTGTCGTGGGTACGATCAGCCCGCCGCTGTATTCGGCGCTGGTGGCGCCGGTCTCCAGCAAGGCATTGCTCTCCGGCATCCTGACAAGCGTGTTGCTGATGCCAGTGCTTGCCATCTGGATCGGCCTATGCGGCACGACGCCCGGCAAGTGGCTGTTCGGCATCCGCGTTCTGCGTGCGGATGGATATGCGCTGGGCTTTGCTGATGCGCTCCGCCGCGAGGGACGGGTGTTCGTATTCGGCATGGGCCTGTGCGTGCCGTTGATCAGCATGATGACGCAGTTGTTTGCGCTCGTGAAACTGATCAACGCAGGCAAGACCTCCTGGGACTTGAGGGCGGGCTGGGTGGTCACGCACCGGCCGACAGGCCGCTGGCAGATCATTCTGTATGTGGTGGCCGGCATCTCGGCGATGGCATTGGTGGCGCTGGTGCGCTGGATGCGATGA
- a CDS encoding TldD/PmbA family protein, with product MDRRTFLALSGIGAAGLLLPHTRLIAAEQLLAPADAARNRRLSDTALTTAKAAGASYCDVRVGRYLRQFVITREAQVENVVNAESSGVGVRVLADGAWGFAATNALTTDGVATATRQAVAIAKANARLGGTPVQLAPVTPAGEVRWRTPIRKNAMEVPLQDKVALLMDVNAAALNAGATFVASRMFAINEQKYFASSDGSYIDQDVHRLWLPFTVTAVDKASGKFRTRDGLSSPMGMGYEYLDGDAREKHALPGGLVGYGKSYDAREDAIAAARQARAKLTAPSVKAGKYDLVIDPSNLFLTIHESVGHPLELDRVLGYEANYAGTSFATLDKRDAKFRWGSDAVTFVADKTQPGSLGAVGYDDEGVKTKQWELVKDGILVDYQCTRDQAHLLGKTASDGCSYADSWSNVQFQRMPNVSLAPGKTPLAVAEMIKNVERGLYIHGRGSYSIDQQRYNAQFGGQLFYEIENGQVTRLVEDGAYQIRTPEFWNACSAVCDERDFRLGGSFFDGKGQPSQVSAVSHGSSTARFDGINVINTARSLG from the coding sequence GTGGACCGTCGTACCTTTCTCGCTTTATCCGGCATCGGCGCCGCCGGGCTGCTGCTGCCCCATACGCGGCTGATCGCGGCCGAGCAGCTGCTTGCGCCAGCCGATGCAGCACGCAACCGGCGCTTGTCCGATACCGCGCTCACTACTGCCAAGGCCGCAGGCGCCAGCTATTGCGATGTGCGGGTGGGCCGCTACCTGCGCCAGTTCGTGATCACCCGCGAGGCGCAGGTGGAGAACGTGGTCAACGCCGAATCCAGCGGCGTGGGCGTGCGCGTGCTGGCCGATGGTGCGTGGGGCTTTGCCGCCACCAATGCGCTCACCACTGATGGCGTGGCGACCGCCACGCGGCAAGCGGTGGCGATTGCCAAGGCCAATGCACGGCTGGGCGGCACGCCAGTGCAGCTGGCACCGGTGACGCCGGCCGGTGAAGTGCGCTGGCGCACGCCGATCAGGAAGAACGCGATGGAGGTGCCGCTGCAGGACAAGGTGGCCCTGCTGATGGATGTCAATGCGGCCGCGTTGAATGCTGGCGCCACCTTCGTGGCCTCGCGCATGTTCGCCATCAACGAGCAGAAGTATTTCGCCAGCAGCGACGGGTCCTATATCGACCAGGACGTGCACCGGCTGTGGCTACCGTTCACCGTGACCGCGGTGGACAAGGCCAGCGGCAAGTTCCGCACCCGCGACGGGCTGTCTTCGCCGATGGGCATGGGCTACGAATACCTGGATGGCGACGCGCGCGAGAAGCACGCACTGCCCGGCGGGCTTGTCGGCTATGGGAAAAGCTACGATGCCCGCGAAGACGCCATCGCCGCCGCCAGGCAGGCACGCGCCAAGCTCACCGCGCCATCGGTGAAGGCGGGCAAGTACGACCTGGTGATCGACCCGAGCAATCTGTTTCTCACCATCCACGAGTCGGTGGGCCACCCGCTCGAGCTCGATCGCGTGCTCGGCTACGAGGCCAACTACGCCGGCACCAGTTTCGCCACGCTGGACAAGCGCGATGCGAAGTTCCGGTGGGGCAGCGATGCGGTGACCTTTGTTGCCGACAAGACGCAGCCGGGCAGCCTGGGCGCGGTGGGCTACGACGATGAAGGGGTCAAGACCAAGCAGTGGGAGCTGGTGAAGGACGGCATCCTGGTCGACTACCAATGCACGCGCGACCAGGCCCATCTGCTCGGCAAGACGGCTTCGGATGGCTGCAGCTACGCCGATTCGTGGTCCAACGTGCAGTTCCAGCGCATGCCCAATGTGTCGCTGGCGCCGGGCAAGACACCGCTGGCGGTGGCCGAGATGATCAAGAACGTCGAGCGCGGGCTGTACATCCACGGGCGCGGGTCGTATTCGATCGATCAACAGCGCTACAACGCGCAGTTCGGCGGGCAATTGTTCTACGAGATCGAGAACGGCCAAGTCACGCGCCTGGTGGAAGACGGTGCCTACCAGATCCGCACGCCGGAATTCTGGAACGCCTGCAGCGCGGTTTGCGATGAGCGCGACTTCCGCCTGGGTGGCTCGTTCTTCGACGGCAAGGGCCAGCCCAGCCAGGTGTCGGCGGTCTCGCATGGCTCGTCCACCGCGCGCTTCGATGGCATCAACGTGATCAATACCGCGCGGTCGTTGGGCTGA
- a CDS encoding DUF4410 domain-containing protein: MKKIGWALAMTSAALLCACSTNSVVRQSYKADAATTYWYEIKGNEDTDAASMAMFRRQLDAKLGEAKLRGVQGAPGARELDIRVTHYYMRSNGARFWAGIMAGRDKVKTSIEVKDAGKTVAAFDVESTNTSAWGTSEGLIETHAEEIVERLTKMR; encoded by the coding sequence ATGAAGAAGATTGGTTGGGCGCTCGCGATGACGAGCGCTGCATTGCTGTGCGCCTGCTCTACCAACAGCGTGGTCCGCCAGAGCTACAAGGCCGACGCTGCTACCACGTATTGGTACGAGATCAAGGGAAACGAGGATACCGATGCTGCGAGTATGGCGATGTTTCGACGTCAGCTCGATGCCAAGCTCGGCGAGGCCAAACTGCGCGGCGTGCAAGGTGCGCCGGGAGCGCGTGAACTGGACATCCGCGTTACCCACTACTACATGCGCAGCAACGGTGCACGGTTCTGGGCCGGCATCATGGCCGGACGTGACAAGGTCAAGACCTCCATCGAAGTCAAGGATGCCGGCAAGACGGTGGCCGCATTCGATGTGGAATCGACCAATACATCGGCGTGGGGTACCTCGGAAGGCCTGATCGAAACGCATGCTGAAGAAATCGTCGAGCGCTTGACAAAAATGCGATAA
- a CDS encoding class 1 fructose-bisphosphatase, with translation MSRPSLTRFLIEEQHAGRIDAELRQLITIVSRACKRISIAVSKGALGGVLGDAGTGNVQGEAQKKLDVLSNDILLEANAWGGHLAACASEEMDHSQPVPDQYPSGDFLLLFDPLDGSSNIDVNVSVGTIFSVLRAPKGTEKPGDEHFLQPGTQQVAAGYCIYGPSTMLVLTLGHGTHAFTLEREEGSFLLTQRDMRVPEDTAEYAINMSNQRHWEPAMQAYVGDLLAGKDGARGKDFNMRWIASMVADVHRILTRGGIFIYPWDKKDPSKPGKLRLMYEANPMGMLVEQAGGAATTGRERILDIQPTQLHQRVPVFLGSKNEVAEATRYHLEADKA, from the coding sequence ATGTCGCGTCCCTCGCTGACCCGCTTCCTGATCGAAGAACAACACGCCGGCCGTATCGATGCGGAACTGCGCCAGCTGATCACCATCGTCTCGCGCGCCTGCAAGCGCATCTCCATTGCCGTGAGCAAGGGCGCCCTGGGCGGCGTGCTCGGCGATGCCGGTACCGGCAACGTGCAGGGCGAGGCACAGAAAAAGCTCGATGTGCTGAGCAACGACATCCTGCTCGAAGCCAATGCCTGGGGCGGCCATCTGGCCGCATGCGCCTCCGAAGAAATGGATCACAGTCAGCCGGTGCCCGACCAATACCCCAGCGGCGATTTCCTGCTGCTGTTCGACCCGCTGGACGGCAGCTCCAACATCGACGTCAATGTCTCGGTGGGCACCATCTTCTCGGTGCTGCGTGCGCCCAAGGGCACCGAAAAGCCCGGCGATGAACACTTCCTGCAGCCAGGCACCCAGCAGGTGGCCGCCGGCTACTGCATCTACGGCCCCAGCACCATGCTGGTACTCACCCTCGGCCACGGCACCCACGCCTTCACCCTGGAGCGCGAGGAAGGCAGCTTCCTGCTGACCCAGCGCGACATGCGCGTGCCCGAGGACACCGCCGAATACGCCATCAACATGTCCAACCAGCGCCACTGGGAGCCGGCGATGCAGGCCTATGTGGGCGACCTGCTGGCCGGCAAGGACGGCGCACGCGGCAAGGACTTCAACATGCGCTGGATCGCCAGCATGGTGGCCGACGTGCATCGCATCCTCACCCGCGGCGGCATCTTCATCTACCCCTGGGACAAGAAGGACCCGAGCAAGCCCGGCAAGCTGCGCCTGATGTACGAAGCCAACCCGATGGGCATGCTGGTGGAACAGGCTGGCGGCGCCGCCACCACCGGGCGCGAGCGCATCCTGGACATCCAGCCGACCCAGCTGCACCAGCGCGTACCGGTGTTCCTGGGCTCGAAGAACGAAGTGGCCGAGGCCACGCGCTATCACCTGGAGGCGGACAAGGCATAA
- a CDS encoding DUF2164 domain-containing protein: MQLPYPPPILPFGSTRASAGLGTLTLYRQVGRLAAQSHNANEHQIHRKRTGGDHPQDPAVFHRRTKQQIGRFDAEFLLDFFAEEVGAYFYNRGVYDAQAILAGKLEDLGEAIYQLERPTDFKK, from the coding sequence TTGCAGTTGCCTTACCCGCCGCCGATCCTGCCCTTTGGGTCAACCCGGGCATCGGCGGGTCTGGGTACCTTGACGCTTTACAGGCAGGTCGGCCGTCTCGCTGCCCAATCACACAATGCCAATGAACATCAAATTCACCGAAAGCGAACGGGCGGCGATCACCCGCAAGATCCAGCTGTATTTCACCGAAGAACCAAACAGCAGATCGGGCGTTTCGATGCCGAGTTCCTGCTCGATTTCTTTGCCGAAGAAGTCGGTGCGTACTTCTACAACCGCGGTGTCTATGATGCGCAAGCCATCCTTGCCGGCAAGCTGGAAGATTTGGGTGAGGCGATCTACCAGCTGGAGCGGCCCACCGACTTCAAGAAGTGA
- a CDS encoding TldD/PmbA family protein translates to MSILTEAQAKVILDKVIKLSKADECTATLSGSIDGNIRFALNNVSTSGIVDNTDLQVQVAFGKRVGVATINEFDDASLERVVRRAEDLARLAPENPEFMPAVDKQTYRPSPTFSESTAAVDPAFRAQVAADSIAPCKGKGLIAAGFLEDGQSFTAFANSKGNFGYQRGARFDYTCTVRTEDGRGSGWVGRNLKDAADFKAEQDIRIAMRKASDSAEAKALEPGKYTVILEPAAAAGLISFMMNFFDARRADEGRSFLSKKGGGNKLGEQVYDPRVNITADPWDPRAAVLPWDEEGLPREKMAIVENGKIANLQYSRFWAQKNGKRAVGEPGNLLMAGGEKSIAELVRGTEKGILVTRTWYIRMVDPQTVLLTGLTRDGTFYIENGQIKYPVKNFRFNESPVIMLNNIDELGKPVRVAGDESNFVMMIPPMRLRDFTFTSLSDAV, encoded by the coding sequence ATGAGCATCCTTACCGAAGCGCAGGCCAAGGTCATTCTGGACAAGGTCATCAAGCTGTCCAAGGCCGACGAGTGCACCGCCACCCTTAGCGGCTCGATCGACGGCAATATCCGTTTCGCGCTCAACAACGTCTCCACCAGCGGCATCGTCGACAACACCGACCTGCAGGTGCAGGTGGCGTTCGGCAAGCGCGTGGGCGTGGCCACGATCAACGAGTTCGACGACGCCTCGCTGGAACGGGTGGTGCGTCGCGCCGAAGACCTGGCGCGGCTGGCGCCGGAGAACCCGGAGTTCATGCCGGCGGTTGACAAGCAGACCTACAGGCCCAGCCCCACCTTCAGCGAATCCACCGCAGCGGTCGATCCGGCGTTCCGCGCGCAGGTGGCGGCCGATTCGATCGCCCCATGCAAGGGCAAGGGCCTGATCGCCGCAGGCTTCCTGGAAGATGGCCAGAGCTTCACCGCGTTCGCCAACAGCAAGGGCAACTTCGGCTATCAGCGCGGTGCGCGCTTCGACTACACCTGCACCGTGCGCACCGAAGACGGCCGTGGCTCGGGCTGGGTGGGCCGCAATCTGAAAGACGCCGCCGACTTCAAGGCCGAGCAGGACATCCGCATCGCCATGCGCAAGGCCAGCGATTCGGCCGAGGCCAAGGCGCTGGAGCCGGGCAAGTACACCGTGATCCTGGAGCCGGCCGCGGCAGCGGGGCTGATCTCCTTCATGATGAATTTCTTCGACGCACGCCGCGCCGATGAGGGGCGCAGCTTCCTGTCCAAGAAGGGCGGCGGCAACAAGCTCGGCGAGCAGGTCTACGACCCGCGCGTGAACATCACCGCCGATCCGTGGGACCCGCGTGCGGCGGTGCTGCCGTGGGACGAAGAAGGCCTGCCGCGCGAGAAGATGGCCATCGTGGAAAACGGCAAGATCGCCAACCTGCAGTATTCGCGCTTCTGGGCGCAGAAGAACGGCAAGCGCGCGGTCGGCGAACCGGGCAATCTGCTGATGGCCGGCGGCGAGAAGAGCATCGCCGAGCTGGTGCGTGGTACCGAGAAAGGCATCCTGGTCACGCGGACCTGGTACATCCGCATGGTCGACCCGCAGACCGTGCTGCTGACCGGGCTCACCCGCGACGGCACCTTCTACATCGAGAACGGCCAGATCAAGTACCCGGTGAAGAACTTCCGCTTCAACGAATCGCCAGTGATCATGCTCAACAACATCGACGAGCTGGGCAAGCCGGTGCGCGTGGCCGGCGACGAATCCAACTTCGTGATGATGATTCCGCCGATGCGGCTGCGTGATTTCACGTTTACCTCGTTGTCGGATGCGGTGTGA
- a CDS encoding TldD/PmbA family protein produces MQRRDFLALTGLTMGGLIVPAYFGKAIAAEQLLTPFDVGRKKRLADAGLNAARQAGASYCDVRIGRYLRQFVITREDKVQNVVNTESIGAGIRVIVGGAWGFAATNELTEQGVAKAAAQAAAIAKANAKVQGTPVQLAPTPGVGEVSWKTPIKKNAMEVPIKDKVDLLLGVNAAATAAGANFVNSMLFVVNEQKYFASTDGSYIDQDVHRIWAPMSVTAIDKASGKFRTRDGLSAPMGLGYEYLDGAASGKFVSPNGVVNYGMSYDMKEDAIAAARQAQEKLKAPSVKPGKYDLVLDPSHTWLTIHESVGHPLELDRVLGYEANYAGTSFATLDKLKAGFQYGSDKVHILADKTQAGSLGAVGYDDEGVKTKQWDLIRDGKLVDYQAIRDQAHILGKTASDGCCYADSWSSVQFQRMANVSLAAGKTPLSVSDLIKNVENGIYIIGDGSFSIDQQRYNAQFGGQLFYEIKNGAITRMLEDVAYQIRTPEFWNACSAVADQRDYRLGGSFFDGKGQPSQVSAVSHGSSTARFDGINVISTARSLG; encoded by the coding sequence GTGCAGCGACGTGATTTCCTGGCCCTCACCGGGCTGACCATGGGCGGGTTGATCGTGCCTGCCTATTTCGGTAAGGCGATTGCCGCCGAGCAGTTGTTGACACCCTTCGATGTGGGCCGCAAGAAGCGCCTGGCCGATGCCGGCTTGAACGCTGCGCGTCAGGCCGGAGCGAGCTATTGCGACGTGCGCATTGGCCGCTATCTGCGCCAGTTCGTGATCACCCGCGAGGACAAGGTGCAGAACGTGGTCAACACCGAGTCCATCGGTGCCGGCATCCGCGTGATCGTGGGCGGGGCCTGGGGCTTTGCGGCCACCAACGAGCTGACCGAACAGGGCGTGGCCAAGGCGGCCGCGCAGGCCGCGGCGATCGCCAAGGCCAATGCCAAGGTGCAGGGCACGCCGGTGCAACTGGCGCCGACGCCGGGTGTGGGTGAAGTCAGCTGGAAGACGCCGATCAAGAAGAACGCGATGGAAGTGCCGATCAAGGACAAGGTGGACCTGCTGCTCGGCGTCAACGCCGCAGCCACCGCGGCCGGTGCCAACTTCGTCAACTCGATGCTGTTCGTGGTCAACGAACAGAAGTATTTCGCCAGCACCGACGGCTCCTACATCGACCAGGACGTGCACCGCATCTGGGCGCCGATGAGCGTGACCGCCATCGACAAGGCCAGCGGCAAGTTCCGCACCCGCGATGGCCTGTCCGCGCCGATGGGCCTGGGCTACGAATACCTGGATGGCGCCGCCTCGGGCAAGTTCGTCTCGCCCAATGGCGTAGTGAATTACGGCATGTCCTACGACATGAAGGAAGATGCGATCGCGGCGGCCAGGCAGGCGCAGGAAAAGCTCAAGGCACCGTCGGTGAAGCCGGGCAAGTACGACCTGGTGCTGGACCCCTCGCATACCTGGCTGACCATCCACGAGTCGGTGGGCCATCCGCTGGAGCTGGACCGTGTGCTCGGCTACGAAGCCAACTATGCCGGCACCAGCTTTGCCACGCTGGACAAGCTCAAGGCCGGCTTCCAGTACGGCAGCGACAAGGTGCATATCCTCGCCGACAAGACGCAAGCAGGCAGCCTGGGCGCGGTGGGCTACGACGATGAAGGCGTCAAGACCAAGCAGTGGGACCTGATCCGCGACGGCAAGCTGGTGGACTACCAGGCCATCCGCGACCAGGCGCATATCCTGGGCAAGACCGCCTCCGATGGTTGCTGCTATGCCGATTCGTGGTCCAGCGTGCAGTTCCAGCGCATGGCCAATGTGTCGCTGGCCGCCGGCAAGACGCCGCTGAGCGTGAGCGATCTGATCAAGAACGTGGAAAACGGCATCTACATCATCGGTGACGGTTCGTTCTCCATCGACCAGCAGCGCTACAACGCGCAGTTCGGTGGCCAGCTGTTCTACGAGATCAAGAACGGCGCCATCACCCGCATGCTCGAAGACGTGGCCTACCAGATCCGCACGCCGGAATTCTGGAACGCCTGCAGCGCCGTGGCCGACCAGCGCGACTACCGCCTGGGCGGTTCGTTCTTCGACGGCAAGGGCCAGCCGAGCCAGGTCTCGGCGGTCTCGCATGGTTCGTCCACCGCCCGCTTCGATGGCATCAACGTCATCAGCACCGCCCGCTCGCTCGGCTGA